Below is a genomic region from Apostichopus japonicus isolate 1M-3 chromosome 7, ASM3797524v1, whole genome shotgun sequence.
CAgaaaatacattattctttatcccatatttcctATGGCCCCTAGTTAACATGGGCCCCAGGGCTGTAGCCACCCCTCCTAACCCCtagccacacacacacagctccCAACCCCTTCCCCACAATTGACTATGTTTGGTAAGTTCTTATATTTcctaaaatgtttaattatacCATGGAGGTGTAAGGAATAGAGCAACAACTAAGTATTGAGCCAGAGACTAAGTATGGGAGTTGTCCCCTCTAACCTTGATGAGAGAGAACCAGTGACCCCCTCCTTGTCTGCTACGGCTGAATATTGCCttacaccccccaccccccacataTAACTAGTACTGTCAGCGTCGAAGTATTGTTTTATAACGTATCGTTGTAAGAGTAATTTTCTAGATTATTTAAGCTTCACGATACCTTGGGAAGGGTAATTCATAGCTtatttttaaaggcattgaagactcacgcacaaagaaacgtctcatgccggtaatctgacctagtgcatagtcaatacatgcagctacggtcaatacccagaacacagtgtacatagcagggatggacatctcaggtccagctaaagataacaaggtatcacgtttcactactgtctgcattttgtagccacacggacaaaaacttcacttgcaagcaatggaaggttaactttttcagatggcggcacacggtttggggcgagtcttcaatgcctttatggCACAATGAATTGGTAAGTTGACCAGACGACTCAAATATAGAAATCATTAACCAACTCTAAAGTACATATTTTGATGGGTTTGTATCTGTAGAGAGTGTTGTTTCTCCATCTCTAACATCTCCCTGATAATAATGGAAACAGAATATGGCAGATTTAAACTCAAATTTCAACTGCAATATTATTTTCTCTCTGCGTGAATTTTCTTagaatatttttcaattatAACGTAACTGACTTTCTGCTTGCATAAATATAagtggaaaatttaaaacagATTGCAtaagttttgaattttttatcaGAGAAGATTGAATAACGAAATGCTCCCTACACGAGGGGAATATATTGgcaagtttttaaaaaaagaaatttcaatatatattgatTTCAGTTCATTGTTTACCTCACTTTTGGGGAACCTCAACTATAATCCCATTACTTTGTTTTCTGGATTGCACTGAGCAATGAAAGTTGTTCCTTGGTCAGAATATCTGCTTGcttcatgaaaataaaatggtCGCCATCTTTCACAAACATTGCCCTCTGCATTACATCATctgaaaatgaataaacaaaatttttcGTCATATCTAAATTCTTGTACATCAGGCAAAACTGGTTGCTGTATAAATATGAGACTATTACCTATTATTACATGTATAACAAGAAAAAACCAGATGTCCATATCAGGCATCTCTGATATACAGGCCCTCAAAGCCTGGCTATTTACTGGCTGAATGCCGGTGGATATTGCCAGTTGACAACAGAAAACCAAAAGGCACTGGCAATTTTCTGCCTGTGGATATGAAGGACTTAATCACATGGTAAAGTGGGTTTCAAGAGTGGGCGAGATAACTGTACCTAAGGTAAAAGCCCTGTACTACTGCTTATTATCACCGATATTATTGGGCTGCTCTCAAAATAACTAAAGTGTGGTGTAATTTCAATGAGATTTAAGCCAGTAGCTTTTTTTTAAGCACAGGCATGTTTTTGCAAGTGGCTGAAGTTGTGAAATTCTACTGTTGCAGTTAGTAGGTctacaattatatatttatatttcaaccATTTCTTCAATATGATACTAGAAGACATAGTGAAACCTTAGGTACCCACCTCCCcattctccccctccccccccactcaaCTATTGCCCCATTTAAGTCTTTGGGAAGCGCGGAAGCACAAATATTAAGTTTTGTTGATCACAGACATCGCATCCAAAAATGTTGATCTTTCTCACCTTTGAAATCAGCTACATCTTTCACACCATCTTTATACCAAACAAAATTCTCCGGTTGAACCCCGATCCTTGTGGCATTGTCTTCAGCAATTTCTAACTGAATGAACCAGTCATTATCTCCATGGACCACCAAGGCACCCATACCGTGATCTCGTAACAAGGCCAAGTCTTGTGCAAACTACGCAAACGGAATAATTACTCAGATTGACATGTGATGCAGTAAGAAAATATCTGCTGCTGTAAAATCTCACATGAAAGTTTTGAAGCTTGAAATGGGGGAGGAATTGGGGAGGAAATGGTACAGAGGAAGTAGGGGAAGATggtttggggggtgggggggggggagagggagacAGAGGGGGAGGGTCAAACAGATTTTACAGGAGACACAGACTAAACCATCATCCGTGGTCaatgtgatagagatattacAGTGATGAACAACTGCTGCAAACAGCTAATTAAGAAACATCTTTTACCATTTGAGAGTTATCACAGATCTAATGCTTATTCACACACAAGGCTGGAAACTTTGTCAAGTCTCAAAATGCCATGATTGAGGCACACCTACTTCCCtttattcttcaattttttcattatttatttacaattttttatctACAcatttttgcaaatgctgaatctttTATAATGAACCTCTTAACATGATGTAATGATAGTGCAGGTTTCAGTGTCAAAcctgttaacattctaccttgaagcTCCTAGTAGTGATACGATATTAAAGATCTTCAAGATGACAGCTACCAGACATGAATCTAAAATAGGATGTCTCCTAACTGGAACCAGTTTTACCTTAgctagttcttttttttttgggggggggggcagattcTTCATTAAGATCTTGAAATGGTTGTTAACTTCAAATTCATCATCCCTCCTCTACCCTCATCCCGAGGGAAAATTATAGGGAACAATAAGTAAAGAGAGAATAGTTAACCTCCCTAAATCACCTTTGAATAGCTTTACTTTTGAAAGGTATgccatttattttttattgacacAGAACATCATACATGTATGCAAGCTACGACAAACCTCACAGAAGGGAATTGCAAAGTGGATTGAGGGGAAGAAGACACAAAGAAGATAAGCTACTTAAAACGAGACTTAAACAAAAGGTTTTTCCTCACAGCTGCAAGACTTTCAACTCATATCTCCCCATCCCCTAGCCCTACCCCTTTCCCTGTACTCCTCAAAAGACCTATATCAATATCTTCTGTAATCATGACATGTCAATACTGTACATCACCCCTCACATAACTTATCCCTTAAACACTCTAATCGATAACATCACCCAACCTACAACACAAGAGGATTCAacttgataatgatgatgattatgtGTAAGCTCACCTCCTCCCAATTGAAGAGAGCAACCTCATATACAGAATAGACTTGGGACATTTTCGTCTTGCCTCTGAGACCAACAGCATCAAAGAGGAAACTGGTAGCGTAGACTAATCCTGCTCCGAAAAGTGGTATATTGCACAGCCAGAACAAACAGTAGCAAATATATTTGTAGAGAGACCAGGGCGACACTCTcctgaaaatgaataaaataactACTTTACAGTAATACTTTTTTCTCAAATATTATTCTTAATCTCAATTTtcacaatattttttcttttttctgattaaaaatgtaaaatgatacACAATTGTTTAAGTCTTTACTCTTTGGTAAAACAAAATAGAACAGATATTTGTAGAAAAGACAAAGGTAAAAACTTCCCTGAAAATGAGATAACATGACTCCTTGAACGTTGCACTATTCTCCAATATTGCTCAAACACTTTACACAAATCTTTATTACGAGCTaaaattgcacacaatttttttcttctctgacAATAATTGGCACGGTTGTAACAAGAACAAATTAGTCATTTACTTTTGCTTAATTAATAAGCCTGCAAGGGCAGAAAGGGGAAAAGTTAATctgaccaaaatcagctttggtgGACATCTGGTGGACCATTGGTTTTTATCATAAAATCCAGAATGCATACATAACTaaatacacccccccccacccccaatcagGTAAAAAGATAGATTGACATTGCCCTCTGTCACTTTGGAGATAGTTGTAACAGACAAAGTCAGTTGTTAGTCATTTATGTTTGCTTAATCAATAAGCCTGCATGGGCAGAAAGGGTACATGccacgaaagtgtccattagctataggttgcatccaaaaaccTGCCGTGTGTACTGAATGGCAGGTTTTTTCCAGTTGGTTTACTGAGTGATCAGTTCCATCTTTTTgcaccttagttgagctgcctattcgtctattatgcaattcatcacacagctagtagccaaatcGCTATCAGATtaaggcagacatggcaaggtgtgaacacATCAACTCTTCCAAACTAACCAGGCTGTTTGCAGAAGACataaagtttcagtaagttgaggtcaagagagctgaaagatgcaacctatggttaatggaCTAATTCTCGTCATGTACACAAATACAACCTACTAttcagtggcagagctagggttATTGGTCAGAgaggtgagaatggtctgtaggggcgttttcgacactatcagagccgtatctaaatatacggctctggacactatctaagcggagcgccaccacaggttggcgcgaagcgtacagaatttttggagtaaagatactccctagatcgccggaaatgaccctttccgggcctttctaatttgcagataaacgaaaaaaaaaattaatgaccGTTAGAGCGTTTTGACAGaatatgtgacaaatgtcaataggtagatgagagcgcaataaaaaagtcaataatcgctaataagtaaaaagtggtaaaaagctgaaaagggcgccggcagtccatttgagtccgtcagggggggcgaatgccccccccccctgactatatggacgctccgccactgctactATTTACACTTACTTGTGAGGTGTAACACCAGGACCAGAGAGAAAGCAGACAGATTTACATTTATCGATGACAGATGGCAACGCTGCCAAATGAACTACAATATGTACTCCCATGGAATGTCCACAAATCATTTGTATCCTATGTGAcaggagaaataaaaaaattaatgaaaagtaattcaatgttaatgaaaattagaaaaatgaCTGGCTAATAGTACATTGGTGTAAATATCCGTCAGTAATAAGACTGTTTAGGATCGAACAGAACCGTTAAGTACTCAACTGCTGAATATATTTGATGAGAATGGTCTATGATGCTACCATATGAGAAAGGTCCATGACAGGGAGGGGGAAATATGTGTCtgaccttccccctccctcccaccccatgAAAGGTTTTCAGAATATTTGTTCTACAAAACAGGTTCCAGCAGTACTCTGTCTGCCCCATAAAGAAAGTATTGCCCCACCGCCACCCCCTCTGAAAAATAAATCTAGCTATGCAATTGGAAGGTACATGGAAAACGTCTGTTCATacgaccaaaatcagctttggtgGACATCTGATGGACCATTGGTTTTTATCATAAAATCCAGAATGCATGAAAATAaatacacccccacccccaaacagGTGAAATGATAGATTGGCATTGCCCTCTGTCACTTTTGAGATAGTTGTACAAAATCAGTTGTTGGCCTGCCATCCAACTAAAGGGGATTTTTACTgtcccaaagctggtgttctattcaccactACCTGCACATCTCTCCCACTGCCCTAACATGGTACATACAgtattggtcattctttgttattctGCAATATTTTTCAGACAACCAACATGTAAGACCTAGTTGTGCAAGGGACATCCAaaaacaatgtttaatttttttttttagggtatCAACAAAATAAAGTGACCTTACTCTTCTATTTCTAGAGCCTCTATTAACCCTCGGATAATATCTGCTTTGTGCTTTGGACTATGATCATAACAACCAGACTCTGGCATTGGAGTCCATCCCATTCCTacgagaaaagaaaatgtaaaggtGTTACTTGAATAATTATTTCAATCACGTTTCATTTTGCAAGGCAGTGGTGTGTGCAAAAACactgcatgggggggggggggggaggctcaGTGGGACATAGCCCTTCCAACAACATCATCAGTCAAGGGTAAAATGTTCAGTGGGCTAAGAAATAGACCACTCCTACAGGCCAAAGTCCTTCCAAGAAGGTTCAAAACCACAAAGAGGTAGAAACCACATGACATCACAAAATATATTCTTTGTCAAGGTACCAAGCTTAAACAGTAGCTACCATCAATGCTGATACTtcataaaacattttgtttcttctttgtttatgtTCAGTCCATACTACAACCTTTAGCTGAGTTTGCTCAAATGTTTCCATGTCAGCAGTTTCACTTGTATACGTGTACTATGTGTGTGTAAGGGACAATGAGAAGAGTTTGGGGAGAGGGAAGAAGGTTTACGTTAGGTAACTTTCACCACTTTAGACTATCTTTTACTCTATCTCCATTCCCCATGAATAGAATAACTGACAAACCTGGCAAGTTTGGTAATATCACTCGGTAGCCTTTCTCCACCAACGGTTCCGCCATCTTCTTGAACATCTTATGCGTTGCCGGGGCACCGTGCACACCTATGACCACACCTCCATCATGGGGCCCAGCTTCAGCATAAACTAAATCTAATTCTTCTCCAAGAGCTGCTACTTTCTCAGTCTTAATCTCAAAGAAGGCTTTTTCCGTTTGGGTAATGCCCGATGAGGTATCATGTGATTGTGATTTGGCCATAACTGCGAGCATTTTATCAGGAGCTGTCTCTGTTTGAAGATTGCATGGGTATAGATAGATAAAGGATAAAAGTTCAGAGCTGGCTTTAGAGGCATTTGCTGATTGTTTCAACATACTAGACTTCCTATAGGAACTTCAGAGTAATAAAAGTAATCTTTACAAAACCAATCCCTTTCCCACCTCTCCCATCAACACCTTATTCTTATGTTTTGATCAAGCATAGCCTAGGGCCGTATGCATTTTGGTAAATTTATCCTAGGTCTAGACTACGTTAGGCTCAACTGTtatcatcacttttcagagtcCACAGAAACAGAATAATTCTTTTTCTTGGCCTAGTTTGTCTCCCCTACCATCTTCAATCAAAGATGAGCCAACATTCCTAATCCTAGGCCTCACTTGTACTACACACACGCAAACTGTTAGCACTGTTTAGtactttttttaaggaaaagtcgcccaggaaagaacctgggcacgaaaaccaactaccaaacgactgatccgctctcaactccagtccccttgcatcgggactgtgactgtgtgatcatcgtcgggtgtgcatcaccattcccctcgaaatggaacagatactacacatgatcttagccaaaaggatGAGTTAGCACTGTTTAGTATTACTAGTAATAGTATGTATGGTCTGGTCTAAACTAgaactgtactactactactagtagcatggtgacttcgaagttcggacacttaagacttaaaacaccccaaaactaaatcttctggtataaatcaccagaaaatatacttcatatggtgggagaattgtgttatagtaggatacacggccaaactttctttcctgtaaactgttttcacgttgttttccaagaagattcttcgtgattgtggaactggtatttctttgctagagtattgcgaagttcggacacgcaacccacagtgtggcgctggtgacaaaattggtggcgcagttgctctttcagtacttataacagacttcatagatcttcgtcattttattgacaaatatgtaagtaatttcttgcacacgggtcattttggagagaaaataactgtagcttcgtactttttggtgaaatttggctcttcctgtaggttttcatggtgaaatcgtgtatttcctagggtgtccgaacttcgcagtatgccgaacttcgcaatactgactatactagtagAGTAGCCCTaggctttttttttattaggaTATTTAGTTTATATGGTTTTTGGCCACAGAGTTGCCCCAAACTTGACATTAACATTGTTACATATATAGGACTAAGCACATGTACACAGCTTTTGTACAACTTCCTGGTATAACGATGGGAGCGGTTGTAGCCTAGCTAGGGGCTTTTCTGTATATAGCATTATCATTGCTATCTTTAACTTAGGCCTATCTTACTTTCTTATGCATATATACAAAGGAATTGCTATGGATAGTATGGCTTACCTTTAATGTTTGTCTAATTCTGGTTGTGTAATATTGGATATTTATTGAAAAATTGGAAACTTGGCGACGATGGTGGTGGTCCGATAGAAGATGAGCACTCCTCGCTTGACATTGACGTTACGAACCAAATGTGACACCAAAGAAAGTTTCTTAGAAATAGTCACACAATCGTCACCATGTTACAACTAGGAACTAGGCCATGCATAACTTGTCTAGTCTATATCCCTATTTCGCGGAATCCCTTTCATAACATGCATTGATGCATAGGATATACTATCAATGATCGAAATGAGGACAAACATACGGAAGCGGATAAGGTACATACAAATGTAGTAATTATTAGCAGATCGACAGGGCGAATATATTGATCCAGTGAAAACTATGAGGGGAAGAGTGGGTTAATGGGTTTGGGGTTAGGTGtggacataggcgtaggagcccaatttgattggggggggggggggctgtaacgacttgcccgaaaaatattaccaaaatttttctcgcgctccgcgcgcgttcaacatgttgatgtgcatatcatataaaGGCAggcatcgcatgccaattacgtACAATCATTtgtcgtgttattacccttccatattggttatcagtttgggggaagtcgttacaatcaagggcggcggaagcacttttaatctggggggcaccgacgtcgaagggcactttgcagaaattcgattggactgatgcagcctgatatgtACTACCCTTTATAACTGTTATTGTactatcttatttgcgtatacacatcacccCATcaatcaacgcccccccccccccccttcaaggaaaaaatgcatactagcactgcaacatccaatgtgcaaattgggaaacaagttttcttacga
It encodes:
- the LOC139969630 gene encoding uncharacterized protein, with translation MLAVMAKSQSHDTSSGITQTEKAFFEIKTEKVAALGEELDLVYAEAGPHDGGVVIGVHGAPATHKMFKKMAEPLVEKGYRVILPNLPGMGWTPMPESGCYDHSPKHKADIIRGLIEALEIEEIQMICGHSMGVHIVVHLAALPSVIDKCKSVCFLSGPGVTPHKRVSPWSLYKYICYCLFWLCNIPLFGAGLVYATSFLFDAVGLRGKTKMSQVYSVYEVALFNWEEFAQDLALLRDHGMGALVVHGDNDWFIQLEIAEDNATRIGVQPENFVWYKDGVKDVADFKDDVMQRAMFVKDGDHFIFMKQADILTKEQLSLLSAIQKTK